A DNA window from Lepidochelys kempii isolate rLepKem1 chromosome 9, rLepKem1.hap2, whole genome shotgun sequence contains the following coding sequences:
- the MB21D2 gene encoding nucleotidyltransferase MB21D2 isoform X2 — translation MVQKLDQKLPVANEYLLLSGGVREGVVDLDLDELNVYARGTDYDMDFTLLVPALKLHDRNQPVTLDMRHSALCHSWLSLRLFDEGTISKWKDCCTIVDHINGATNYFFSPTKVADWFYDSISIVLSEIQKKPQRGMPKVEKVEKNGTIISTILGVGSSRMLYDIVPVVSFKGWPAVAQSWLMENHFWDGKITEEEVISGFYLVPACSYKGKKDNEWRLSFARSEVQLKKCISSSLMQAYQACKAIIIKLLSRPKAISPYHLRSMMLWACDRLPANYLAQEDYAAHFLLGLIDDLQHCLVNKMCPNYFIPQCNMLEHLSEETVMLHARKLSSVRSDPAEHLRTAIEHVKAANRLTLELQRRGSTSSIPSPQSDGGDPSQPDDRLAKKLQQLVTENPGKSISVFINPDDVTRPHFRIDDKFF, via the coding sequence ATGGTGCAGAAGCTGGACCAAAAGCTCCCAGTAGCCAACGAGTACCTGCTCCTTTCAGGTGGGGTCCGGGAAGGTGTGGTGGATCTCGATCTCGACGAATTAAATGTTTACGCTCGAGGAACAGACTATGACATGGACTTCACCCTTCTGGTGCCAGCACTGAAACTGCACGACCGAAACCAGCCAGTCACGCTGGACATGCGCCACTCGGCTCTGTGTCACTCGTGGCTGAGCCTTCGGCTGTTCGACGAAGGTACTataagtaaatggaaagactgctGCACAATTGTGGACCATATCAATGGGGCCACCAATTATTTCTTCTCTCCTACGAAAGTGGCGGACTGGTTCTATGACTCCATTAGCATCGTCTTGTCTGAGATCCAGAAGAAGCCGCAGCGAGGGATGCCCAAAGTAGAAAAGGTGGAAAAGAACGGAACTATAATATCCACCATCTTGGGAGTGGGCAGCAGCCGCATGCTGTATGATATTGTCCCCGTAGTGTCTTTCAAAGGGTGGCCAGCGGTGGCCCAGAGCTGGCTGATGGAGAACCACTTCTGGGATGGGAAGATCACGGAGGAGGAAGTCATTAGTGGGTTTTATCTAGTGCCTGCCTGTTCCTACAAAGGCAAGAAGGACAATGAGTGGAGGCTGTCGTTCGCCAGAAGCGAAGTGCAGCTGAAGAAGTGCATCTCCAGCAGCCTCATGCAAGCCTACCAGGCCTGCAAAGCGATCATCATCAAACTCCTCTCCCGCCCCAAAGCCATTAGTCCATATCACTTGCGGAGCATGATGCTGTGGGCGTGCGACCGGCTCCCAGCCAACTACTTGGCTCAAGAGGattatgctgcccacttcttactGGGGCTCATTGACGACCTGCAACATTGCTTGGTCAATAAGATGTGCCCCAATTACTTCATCCCCCAGTGCAACATGTTGGAGCACCTGTCCGAAGAGACAGTCATGCTGCATGCCCGGAAGCTGTCCTCGGTCCGCTCGGATCCTGCAGAGCATCTCCGAACTGCCATTGAGCACGTTAAAGCTGCTAACCGGCTAACCCTGGAGCTCCAAAGGCGAGGCAGCACCAGCAGCATCCCCTCCCCGCAGTCAGACGGAGGGGACCCCAGCCAGCCTGATGACCGATTAGCCAAAAAACTGCAACAGCTGGTGACTGAGAACCCAGGGAAATCCATCTCGGTCTTCATCAACCCAGACGACGTCACGAGGCCCCACTTCCGAATTGACGACAAGTTTTTCTGA